Proteins encoded within one genomic window of Aphelocoma coerulescens isolate FSJ_1873_10779 chromosome 9, UR_Acoe_1.0, whole genome shotgun sequence:
- the LOC138114680 gene encoding transmembrane 4 L6 family member 1-like: protein MCFGRCARCVGYKLLILALLCIVANTLLYFPNGETRFASEHHLSKYVECLHGILGGGFLVLIPAAVFIGLHNDDCGCFGHEGCGKSCAMLSSVLAAFVGILGSGYCITISALGLSQGPYCFTHLERNWIYPFTDSSGGYLFEYNKWSECQEPQNIVQWNVTLFSILLVLGGIEFILCFIQIINVILGGLCGLCCSHEETYVC, encoded by the exons ATGTGTTTTGGGAGATGTGCTAGATGTGTTGGTTATAAGTTGCTCATCCTTGCCCTCCTCTGCATTGTGGCCAACACTTTACTTTATTTTCCCAATGGCGAAACAAGATTTGCTTCAGAGCATCACCTCAGCAAATATGTGGAGTGCCTTCATGGCATTCTAGGTGGAGGCTTTTTG GTACTCATTCCAGCTGCGGTGTTCATTGGGCTTCACAATGACGACTGTGGGTGCTTCGGCCATGAGGGCTGTGGAAAGAGCTGTGCG ATGCTGTCCTCAGTTCTGGCAGCCTTTGTTGGGATTCTTGGCTCTGGATACTGTATAACCATTTCAGCACTGGGCTTGTCTCAAGGACCATATTGTTTTACACACCTAGAGAGAAACTGGATCTATCCTTTCACTGACTCCTCTGGGGG GTACTTGTTTGAGTATAACAAGTGGTCTGAATGTCAGGAACCTCAAAACATCGTGCAGTGGAACGTCACCCTCTTTTCCATCCTCCTTGTTTTGGGAGGAATAGAATTCATTCTGTGCTTCATACAGATAATCAACGTCATTCTTGGAGGACTGTGTGGGTTGTGCTGCAGTCATGAGGAG ACATATGTTTGCTAG
- the TM4SF18 gene encoding transmembrane 4 L6 family member 18, producing the protein MALETCGSCLSCLLIPLALWSIVVNILLYFPNGKALHAASYQLPNYEWYFEGICFSGVMILLLAVILVTLECSVFYRCCQSESCNKTYRSFISIVLALLGIAFSGYSCIIFTLHLIQGPFCNSSSGWNYIFKDTAGGYLTDYPTWSKCTEPANIVEWNIILLSILIALSALQLIICILKVAAELKRTLCGTYSVFVQARIL; encoded by the exons ATGGCTTTGGAGACATGTGGAAGCTGTTTGAGTTGCCTGCTGATACCTCTTGCGCTTTGGAGTATTGTTGTGAACATCCTCCTGTACTTTCCAAATGGGAAAGCTCTGCATGCTGCCAGTTACCAGCTCCCCAACTATGAGTGGTATTTTGAAGGTATCTGTTTCTCAGGTGTGATG ATCCTTCTTCTGGCAGTAATTCTAGTAACACTGGAGTGTAGTGTGTTCTATCGGTGCTGCCAGAGTGAGAGCTGTAACAAAACTTACAGA AGTTTTATTTCGATTGTGCTAGCCCTGCTTGGAATTGCTTTCTCGGGATACAGTTGCATCATTTTTACCCTGCATTTGATTCAAGGCCCTTTCTGCAATTCATCAAGTGGAtggaattatatttttaaagacacTGCTGGGGG GTACCTCACAGATTACCCTACCTGGTCGAAGTGCACAGAACCTGCTAACATAGTGGAGTGGAACATCATTTTGCTCTCAATTTTGATAGCTCTCAGTGCACTGCAGTTGATCATCTGCATTCTCAAAGTAGCTGCTGAGTTGAAGCGAACACTCTGTGGGACCTATTCTGTTTTTGTCCAG GCTAGGATTCTCTGA